In Macaca mulatta isolate MMU2019108-1 chromosome 16, T2T-MMU8v2.0, whole genome shotgun sequence, the sequence agcctgggcgacacagcgagactccgtctcaaaaaaaaaaaaaagagaacatccAGGCCCCGGCTGCCTGGCCTCGCCCCACTTGAGTCTGGCCTGGGCTGGATCCCAGCTGttctgggcagggctgggcacagggggGCGCAGGCCCCTGAAGGGCCGAGACCCACTGGCTGTGCTGCCCAGGGCCGAGGGGCCACCTCTTGAGGGTATTCACCTCTGGTCACATGGCCATGGAGCCCTGGGGTGCCCCTGGGTCAAGGGAGGACATTTGGCCAGCTGGTGGCTGGGGGGAGCCCGGCTGCCCTGCTGCTTCTCCTGCCTAATAAACAGGCTCCTTCTGCACCAGGTGTGATCTGTCCACCCAAGGGCCAGAAGGCCGGGAGCATGGGGATGGGAGCGCCCACATCCTGGCTGGAAGATGAACTTCCCATAAGCACGTCATTCCCTGCAGGCCCGGCAGGTGCGCCTGGAGTGTGGGGCCTGGTCCCTCTCCATGCCCCTCAGTGGGGCTCTCCTGGACCCCTCACTCCCACTGGCAGTGTCGCGAgggcctccccagcctccccccTACCCAGCCTCCCATCCAGAACCTTGCTGCTAGGGCCGCCCAGCTCTCTCCTGTGGCCAAAGGCCAGCTGTCAGGTGCTGTGCGGGGTCACCAGGGTACCTGCTGGCAGGTGGGGGCTTCCCCgctcctgggctctgtcccaggaCTCCTGGGTGGACCTCGCCCACCGCCACTCACTCCTGCAGGCACTGGGGAACTCTGCTGGAGCTGGGGGTTTTAACACTTCATTAGCAGATCTGTGTTCTTCGATACTGTCAGGTGAAATACAATGTGGTGAGAGCTGCATTGGTGACAGCAGCCCTTGCCTGGGGAGGAGTCTCCAGCAGAGCCCACTCCCGCCTGCAGCCACTCACAGCCCGGGGACAGGAAGCTGCAGAGTTGGCAGGTCAGGAGGGCAGTTGAGAGCTGGCCAGCAGAGGGTGCAGGGGAGCCCAGCTGTGCTCAACTCTCCTGACTCCGCCTTCCACCCTGGGCCCGGGGACAGACAGTGCCCTCAGAAGGGCAGGGAGGAGGCTGTCCTGGAGAGGCCTGTAGGTCCACTCTCTTCACCCGTCCCCACCAGGCCAACTCGGCCTGCAGGAAGGGAGACCTGCAGGGATCTGCCCCTGCACCCCCAGACACAGTAGGGCCAGAACACCATCCCCTCCACCAGGGTGTGCCAAGGGCAGTGGGGAAGAGAGGGGCAGCTTCCTCCTGGCCCCAGGAAGGGGTGGCATTGGGTTCCTACCCCAGCCACGGCACAGCCCCTCCTGTCCAGGACTTTATCGGCAGACCTCAGGAGACAACAcacaaaggtttctttttttcttagcttcatttctcttaaaaaacaaGGAACAAGAAAACATTGCACCAGCGTTCTAAGcctcaaacaaaacacaaaacaaatccCTCTGCAAAGCAACAATAAACTTTACATCTCTTTGGCAACAATAACTTAAAGTCACCCCACTTTCATTCGCTCCAACCACAGCAGTTACAAAAATATTCCCTGCGctgccctgcccccagctccacCCCTTCCCCACCATCCCTCTCCCTGTAGGCAGGAGCCCCCCAACACTGACTGCGGGGTATGGCCCCCACTCTCCTTTCGCAGCTGGGGCACAGGACCGGATAGTGCCCTGCAGAGGGGAGCTGCCTGCACGGTCCTGCCAAGGGCACCTCTAGAACGGGGCCCACGGCGGCAGGAGTGcagcctggaagccccctccaCCCCTGATCTTTTTGGCTGCCCACCGTGGCCACAGCAGGACCCAGGTGGGAACAGCCCATTCCCTGTGGGAAGGGTGGGCTTACCGGTCTAGCTGTCAGTGAAGGGGAAACAGCCACAGACTTTGAGATAAGGGCAGAGGAAACAGGACTGACACAGGCGCCCAGGGCTGCTCCTTGCCCTGAGCCACCAGGAGCCAGGCAAGGATGGGGGCacagggggtgggaggaggctcaCAAGCCTGCCAGTGTCTCGGGGCCATGCCTTGTCCTGTGTCAAGTGTCCTGTGAGGACACCGGAGGAGCCACCAGATGGGGCATGTGGGACCTCCGAGGCCAGGCAGCCGGCAGCGGCAGGCAGAGCAGAGGGCAGGGGCCGCCGTACCCAGGGGCACTGGCCCCTCGAGTGTGTGTGTACAGACATCCACTGGAACTCCAGGCGTCCCCAGGGGCTAGCAGCAAACCCAGAAGCCCAAATTCTGCCTCCGGGGCGGAGCATGGCCAATCCACTGTCCAGGGCCTCTCATCCTGCGGGCTTTTCCAGGACACCATGTGGGGCAGAGGCACCCGAATCTGCTGCCAACAGCCACCAGGACACGGTCCCCACCTTCTCGGTCACCATCCTCGCTGCTGCCTGGCAGGGGCTCTGGTGATGCCAGCCTCGAGGAGCAGGAGCTGCCCTGGTTTCAAGCCTCTTTACTCTCACCCCCGGCACCTGCTGCAGGGCCTGGCAAGCAGGACGACAAAGTGAACACAGGGTCCTAAGACACCAGGGCCTGCCTCCCCCCCACAACTCCCACCTGGCCTCCATCCCTGGCCCACATACAGGCCGGGCCAGTAGGGGCTATGGGGCCAGCCCGGGCCCCTTCCCTGCAGCAGATCTGGCTGTGTGTAGGTAGGAGATGGACCCATTTCTCCCACTCTCCTGTATCACTAGACCCAGGCCAACAAGGCTCGGCAAATGCCTCCAAGTCCTCTTTTAcacacagggaaactgaggcctgaacAGGAAGATGGCGGCCAGGGTCATGTAGTGGCCTCCTAGTGACCTGCGTGCTTGTTCTGCCACGCAGGGGGCACCCTGCGCCAGGCAGGGGTGAGGCTGACGGCCCTTCCCCCAAGGCTGCAGCCACAGGCCAGGACAGCTAGGAAATAATGGGTCTAccgaggggaggggagagagggcgGGGGGCCTTCGAGGAGGTGGGCACTTGTCAGGCACGTGGGCAGGGGCTGTAGGGGTAGGGACAcctggcagaggctgcaggggtAGGGACACCTGGCTGGCCCGGCAGGGACCTAGACGGAGGGGCCCCACCCTCGGAGCTCCGTCCCTGCCTCGCACGGGCCTCACCTCTCACGGACTCAGCGTCTGAATCAGACACGTGCGTGATGGAGAAGCGGGATGTGGAAGCGGGCGACACCGTGAAGCGCGAGAAGGGAGCAGGCGTGGGCGCAGCTGGGGCGGGTGCGGCCGGGTCCAGGGCCATGGCGAAGGCTGCCTTGGCCTGCATCAGCGGGAAGTCGTCGTCCCACGCAAACCCGCCACCTGCAACCCAGGTGACGATGTCACTCGCACTCACAGCCTGGGACCCCGGGCCGCCCCGCTCCCACAGTCATGGGCCTGGCCCCGCCTCCCATGATGTCACGggcccaggccccacctcccatgCAGCGCGGACCAGGCCCCGCCTCCAATGACGTCACATACCAAAGCGGCCTCTCATGACGTCACGGGCCAAAGCCCGCCTCCCACACATCAAGGGCCAGGTGCTCCTCCCATGATGTCACACATTAGGCCCCGCCTCCCACAAGGCACggaccaggccccacctcccgtGACATCATgggcccggccccgccccggctCACCCTCTTTCGCAGTGGAGCCATCTGGGGAGCCATCAGCCTGCCGCGGCGGGCTGGGGGCGCTGGGAGAGCTGGGGCTCCCCATAAGGAACGTGGGGGGCGACTCCTTAGCACCCGGGAAGGGCTCCCCGAGCTCCCGGGTGGGGCTTTCCTGGAGGGATCAGAGAGCACCAGGTGGCTTGGCCGCCAGGAGTCGCGGCCGCTCCCACCCCTTCCTGCGGGAGCGCGACCCGCAGCCCCGAGCAGACACCGGTCGGCAGTGGCCCACCTGGTCGAAGAGGTAGACGGTGACGTCGTCGAAGAAGGACACGGCCTTCTTCTTGCGTTCCAGGTCCTCGCAGAAGGCCTCGGACAGCAGGCTGGGCATCTTGAGCAGGCTGCGCAGGTTGCGCGCGCTCTGGCTCTCAGCCACCACCACGGGCACCGCCGGCGCCTCCTCCTCGCTGTCCTCGCTAGGCTCCTGGACGCTGTAGCAGCGGAGCTCCTCGTCAGACTCGTCGCTGTCCTcactgtcctcctcctcctcgtccggCCGGCCCTCCAAGGCCGCAGGGAGGCCAGGCAGAGCCAGGCGGAGTGGGGCTCGGGGGGTGCCTGGGCCCGCCATCCGCTTTTGTGGAGTCAGCCCTGACAACAGTCCTGTGGGCCCCTGGAGCTCAGAGCTGTTGCCTTCTGAGCTCAGCGGAACCGGGGTCAGCAGGAAAAACTGCGAGCagctggggctgggcccaggcgGCACCTCGGCTGGGCCTTGGGGCTCTGGAGGCTCTGGGACCAGGCCTGAGGGGCAGGTGCTGGGGTCTGGGGAGGACCCTTCAAGCCGCAGCGGTGGGGGCAGCACCTCCCCGGGGCCAGAGCCTTGTGCCTCCCCAGGAACCCCAGGCCTGAGGGAGGCCTGTGCAGATGGCTGCCCAGTGCTCGGCAGGCCCAGCTCTGGCCCAGGACCTTGGTCCCCGCCACACTTCTCTGGGCCCGAGGTGGGCTCGGCCTCAGTCTCCAGGTCTGAGAAGTACGCAGAGTCTCGGTAGGGGTTCTTCTCGTTGAGGCCACTGAGGGAGGCAGAGAGCCGTATCTCGGGCCCGGGGCCCTCTCCCTCTGAGGTCAGCTCCCCAAAGGCCTGGGGCTCGCACCCTTCCTGTGACTCCTTGAGCACAAACTCGGGGGACTCATAGTTCTCCGTGTCATAGCCACTGTCCAGTGCTCGGGGCTGCCCTCCAGAGGGGCCAGCGGCCGACGGGCTGAAGACCTCATAGCCACCATCACTGGCTGAGGACGGGATGTCCAGGGAGTCCACGGAGTCAGGAGTCCCCACCTGCTTCTGCAGAGAGCGGAAGGCTGGCACCACATCCAGCCTCTCGGCCTGCAGGCCGTCACTGGACGTGTCAGTGAAGATGCCTGAGGTGGCCTCAGCTGTGTCCTCATCCTCACTGCTGGGTGCCTCCACCTCAGGGGAGCTGCCACCACCATTCAGGGTGGAAGCCGGCTTGGTGGCAGACACCTCGCCACCAGCAGCAGGCGTGGGCGAGTCAGGCAGGGCGCCAGGGGCATCGGGGGCACTGGCCTCCTCTGAGGGAAGTGGGGCTCCCtcctgggatggggaggggacAGAAGGAAGGGACAAGCAGGGTCCGGCAGTGCCCTCAGCCTCCGTGGCAAGCTTGGGCTCTGCCTGCAGGTGGTCACCCCCACTACCAGGTGCCTCTGTCCAGGAGGGTGTGACCAGGCAGGGGGcaggtgccaggccctgggcagggCATAGATGGGGGAGGCCGGGACAGCAGCCTGGCTCCTGGGCAGAGGAGGCTGCCTGCAGCCCAAGCAGAGACTCCCCGGGGTATGCCGGCTCAGGGGAGGCCCGCGGGGGCTGCTTCGGACTGCAGCAGCCATCAGCGTGGTAGCCCACAGAGCTGGGGTCCCAGGACTCTGGACAGCGGCTGCCGCTGTTGTTATTGGCAGATACGTTGGAGCGCCAGTGTCCACGCTGGGCGGCCGTCCGCGCTCCcacctcctccagctcctcctcgCCAGTCAGCGGCAGCGGCGGCGCCCCTGAGCTTCCCAAGGGGGATGTGCCCAGTGGGTCCTCAAAGAAGGGCGAACAGAAGGCGGCCACGCCCCAGTCTGCATCCTTGGCTCTGCCCTCCGCCAGCCTCAGGGGCCCCGCAGAGGGCGAGGGCGAGGGCGAGCGTGAGGGGCAGAGCTGGTCCCGCACCAAGCTTCCGCGAGGGTAGAGGTCGCCGCGGCCCCAGGGGACGTCGGCGGGTGGCCCGTGGCCCAGCAGCGGCTCCATGGCCAGCGAGGCAGCGGTGCTGCCGTCAGAGTCCTCGTCCTGGTCTGCGATGGCAGGTGAACTGGGGGCGCAGCCGGCGCAGTCGGGGTCGTGGCCGGCGGCGGGCGTGGCCTCCTCTAGGCGAATGAAATACTCGCTGCCCAGCGAGGGGCTGTGCGCGCTGAGCACCGGAACCACGCCGGGGGGCGCGCCGTCGGGGGCACACAGCTCCTGCAGGCGCGCGGGGCGGTCCGGACTGAGCGTGGCGGGGAAGGCCTCCGCGCCGCGGCCCGCCTCCCACTTGTACTCAAAGTTGAGGCCTCGGCTGGTCTCGGTCACCGTCAGCACGTCGTCGCCATCCGCGTGGAAGCCGTCGCCCGCGAACTGCTCCAGCAGCGGGAAGGACGAGGCGGCGGCGAGCTCCACCACCCCGCCCAGCGTGGGCCCCGCCGCACCCGGCCCAGGACCCACGCCGCCCCCGCCGGGCCGCAGAGAGCGCCAGCGCCGCTCAAACTCCTCCTCTGCTTCGGTGGCGCCCTTGGCACACAGGTAGGACAGCAGCAGGTGCACCTCCTCAGCTGTGGGCCGCTGCTCCGGCTGCAGCCAGCAGAACTGCATCACCTCGTACCTGCGAGGAGGTCCCACGGGGGCCACGTCAGAGGCAACGCTGGCCAGGAACGCGTCCATGGGGCAGGGATGGGCTTCCCCTAACTCCCAGTGTCTTGGGGACGTTAAGGGCATCTCCCACTTGAGTGACGGCCCAAATCTGCCAAGGCAGGCCCAGCAGCGTGGGAACAGGAGGTGGTTGGGCACTCCCCCTAAGCTCCCCCTAAGCCTTCCCTCCCTGCACACAGGGGTGCAGAGGTGGTGGGTAGAGGCCCTATCAGAGGAGAGGGGAGACCAGGGAGGGCTGGAACCCCAGGGGGTCAGGGTGAGCCGCCTCTGCCTGGGGGTCAGGATACCCCATCTCGGCCTGGCTGTCCGGGACAGGGCGGTGGGGCCCTCACCAGCGGTCCGACAGGGTCAGCTGCAGCTGGGGCTTGGGCAGCTTGAGCTGCTGCTCCCGGACCGCGTACGCCAGCACCTGCTGGTCCGAGTGCTGGGGGTAGGGCTGCGTGCCCAGCTCAAAGAGCTCCCAGATGGTCACGCCCAGGGACCTGTGGGGTGACAGCTGTGAGTCAGGGCTGGGCACAGCCTGCCACAGCAAGGGCCGCGCAGGATCCCTGGGGTGCCGAAGGGGCAGCTCCCGCCATCACGCCAGTGCCTCAGGACCAGGGCGTGGTACCACATCAGCCGCCCCTCCCTGAGGACAGCCCTTCATTTCAGCAGACAGAATGTGCACCTGGCCAGGCCCAAGCCCAGCACCTGTGGAGCCTGCACATAAAGGCCAGGCTGGCCAAATCCATCTGCTtgtccactcattcattcattcactgatgcaCTGAAGACCAGACACTGCCCAGTGTGGGAGCTGCCCTGGCGGAGCTGGAGGGCAGGTGTGGAGCCCGAGGCAGGGTAGGGCCAACATCAGAAGGGGACTGAGGGAGCGGGAGAGAGGGGACGCCTCAGGCCAGCATGGGCAGGGCCGGGGAACAGGCAGGGGTGCACAGAGCATGTGGGCGAGTAGGGCAACTGGGGTCTCCTTCCTGTGGGCTGTGGCTTCACCTAGCCACTTTGGTCCCTGGCTGTCCCAAGAGGCTGCAGAGTGAGACAGAGGTGATTTAGCAAGACGTCACCAGACCTTGGCCAGAGCCCTGTGACTGGAGACCCCAGCCAGTGCACGGTGGGGTGGGCAGGCGAGGAAGGGGCCTTGGTGGAGAGGTGAGGAGGGGACAGCGTCCATGATGGGGCACAGTCAAGTGGCTTAGGGGAGACCCCGAAAGCTCAGGGAGGCGGCCTGGCCCATGGGATCTGAGagttccccagaagcagaaggcGGCCAGACCGCAGCCTGGGAGTGGTGGGGGCCGCGGGGGAAGCCGCAGAGGTGAGGGCAGGAAGGGGCGCCCACCCCAGGGCAGACCACTACCCTGGGCAGCTCGGCCCCACCCCTTCAGAGGCTACACCAGGTGGGAATGAACAGTCCGTGCTGGGTGCTCAGGATGGGGGCGGGGCTTCCAGGCTGCTGTTGTGGGAGATCCCAGCACCCCCACCGTCACCTCCTCTACCTGGCACAGCCTGACCTACACTCCCCTGAAGGCAGCCAACACCCTGCCCAGACCCTCTCCCCAGGCACAGGTGCACACCGAGTCTCCCATCCCAGGACAGGCCCCCCAGCATGCTGAGGATGGGCTTTTGGCTTGTGGCCCTGTATGTGTGCTCTGACCCCGCCATGGGGCGTCAGCCCAGGGGTCCCTGGTGCACCTGTCAGGCAGTGTCTCCACCAGTGTGGGGTCGCCACCTAACCAGCCACTTGGGCTGCTGGCGTGCGGCCACTACAGGTGGCTCCAGCAGCCCCCCAACCTCACTACTCGTGGCCATGGTTTGACATGGGTAGGCGGGTGGCACTCGGCCTCAGCCCCTCACGGCGCCACCAGGGCTGCACTCACCACACATTCCCGCTCTTGGTCTGGTCCACAACAAGCAGGTTGCTGTGCACCTCGTCCACCAGCTCCGGTGCGATCCAGCGCAGAGGCACCCACAGCTGGTCGGCGGTCACGAAGTAGTCTTCCTGTTGGCACAGGGACGGGTCACCCCTGCCGGCGCAGGCCCCGCCCCtcatgcccagcccagcccagcccaccccACTCACTCTgtacttgcagtgagccaggccGTAGTCACCGATCTTCACCGTCAGGTCGGCCGTGAGTAGGCAGTTCCGCAGAGCCAGGTCGCTGCAGGCAGGGTCAGAGGCGGGGGCAGGGCAGGGTCAGTGGGGTGTGCCAGGTCGGGGACTCCAGCACAGGGGTCCTTTGCCAACACCTGGATGGCTCACAGTCCAGGCCGGAAGGGGCACTGGAGATGCTGCCACCACCCACCCCTGCCTAGGGCCCTATCCTGTGCCCAGCCCCGAGACCTGGGGAGGGACCGTTTGCGTGGGCCTCCAATGTTACAATGCAGATGAGAATGGGGCCTAGAGAGGGTGAGGACCTGCCACAACCCACCTGGACCCGTCCACGCTTCTCCAGGaccctctcctcccagccctgctACACCATCACCCTCGGCTTCCCAGGAGGTGGGAATTGATGGGGGAACTGAGGCCTGGAGGATCCCAGGGGTCCTGCTAGCTGCCAGAGTCCAGTTTCAGGGCCCAGCCCTGCCATGCCCACTCGGAGCTGGAGCTCTCTCTCACTTGAGCCACCACCGGCCCCAGGGTTGGGTAGGGTCTGCAGAGAACGCCGGTCACCCCTGGCACTACCTCTAACCCAGCCTGCCTCGGCTGCTGGCTTGGACCCCCTGCCTGGCTGGTCACGTGGGTGTGCGGAGGCGTAGGGTACTGGGTAGATATTACCACACCTGCGGTATTACTTCTGTGCTCAGGACtcagggtggggacagagcccaACCCAGGCTGTCCCTCCCCACATAAGCCCGTGTCTGTGTGCTGGGGGTTGCTATAGGCCCACGTGTCCTGGGCCtatggggtgggatggggtggggtggggtggggttgggggcagggcaGCTGGGGCTCGGCAGGCAGGTCGGGAGGCTGGCAGCTACCCTCTTCAACAAAATCACTGATGCTGGAGTCACCTGAGTCATCACTCAGCACCAGGATATTGTTGGAGAGGACGGCCGTGCGGCATCTGGGGCTGGTGGGGCCACATGTCCTTCGCCACTTCTTCCAGCATGTCCCCCCGGGGTCCCCAGGGGCTGGGCATCCTGGCCCGAGCAGGACAGAACCCTCCCTCCAGGGTTCTGCGAAGCAGGGCCTGCTAAGCCCTCCCTTTGGGACTTGAGGGAGACAGAGTGTGGGGTTGGCGTGGGGCTGCAGGGTGGTGGCTGACTGCCTCGGGGACAGAGAACAGGCCAGCTTGATCAACAGTACACATTTCTTCGTCTAAACCTGCAAAGTGGGTGTCAAACCATTGTCTTCCCAATTTTTCAAAAACGTCATAAAATCCCTTTGTATAGCAGTTGTTTGATGCTGCATGAGATGAACCCGGCCGGTCCTCGCGGCAGGACCCGCCCCTACGCCCTTCCTTCAGGGGAGGGgccgaggcccagagagggcccCAGTCCAAGGGTTACAGCAGGGAGGGGCCCTGGCCTAGGGCTTCCTGGCCACTGGCCCGCGCCCGCCCTCACCTGTGCACGTAGTTGTTCCGATGCAGGTGCAGGACGCCGCAGGCCACCTCACAGGCCATACGCTGCAGGGTCAGGGGGTCGGGCGCCATGGACTCCGCCACCCGGCAGCTCCGCAGGTAGCCCTTGAGGTCCCCCTGCAGAAAGGGGGCATGGCGCAGTCACCAGCAGACTGGGGACTGGCCACCCTGGAAGGTCCCTGCCTACCTCCCCAACTCCTCCACCCCTACCCACAGCTGACGGACAGCAGCTGCCCAGAGCAGCCCCGCGCCctgcacagtggctgacacccaACAGTTCCTGGAGAGGGGCCGTGTCCACCAGGGCTGGGCTGGACTGAAGGCTCCCTCTCCACCGCCCCTCAGCCAGCCCTGCGCAGCAGGAGTCCCTTGGCCTGTGGTACAGAGAGAAACGCAGGGCCCCGGTGGATCTGCTTGATGGAGCCTGGGGCTGGTGGTCGAGGATTGGTCGGCAGCCCCGACCTGCCGAAAGCTCAGCTCCTGGGAGGGCCAATGTTAGGAGTCCAGACGCCAATGTGTGAGGGCCCCTGTCCCAAGGGAAGCCAGCCGGGGACCCAGCCCAGCCGCAGGCAGGCCCGGCTCAGTGCAGGAGCTGTGTATGTgcaagggggtggggggcaggtccCTGGCGGGGGTGGGTCCCTggggggtggtggtgatgggcAGGCCCAGGACTCCAGGCAGCATGGGGAAGTGGCCATCCCCAGTCCCCCATGACAAACTCAAGCCTGAGTGAGGCCGTGGAGCCCCAATGGAGCAGTGGCCCCTAATTGGCCCAGGATGCCTCCTCCTGAACCACAGGGCACACAGGCAGGTGAGCAAGCAGCTGGCAGCTCCCCAGGGGTGCAGGGAGTCCCGGCCCAGGCCTGTCCTGTGCCCAGCCCCCACAGTCCCTCCCCAGTGAGGCTGGGTCTCCCCATGGCCTCCTCTGGAAGGCGGTGGGGTAGGGTCCCTGGGTCTTGGCTTTAGGGAGGATGTGAGGCCCCCAGGGAGGGGGTGGCACCAGACACTGGCAGGGCAAGGGAGGGCCCCGGCTCAGCAAAGGCCCCAGGTCCCCCTGGGCAGCAGCTCACCAGCGGGCAGAACTCCATCACCAGCAGGTAGGGCGTCACCTCGGCACACTGGGCCAGGCACTGGAGCAGGTTGCTGTGCTTCAGGGCCCTGCAGGAGTGGACAGGCGGCCCCTGACTTGGGAGGAGCAGGGGAGGGGGAGGCGGGCCgagcaggggagggggaggaaggggtCGCACAGTGTGGGCCTTTGTGCCCGATGGCCTCCCACCTGTAGGGCTGCACCTCCTCCAGGAACTGCATCTGCTCCTGCACGCTGGCGCTGGCCTGCAGCTCCTTCACCACCACCTGGGCACTGCTGACGCCAGAGTTCACCTCCCCCAGGAACACCTGTGGGACAGCGTCACCCGCGGCTGCTCCGCCTCCACAGGCCCCGGCTTCCAGGCCTTACTCTTCTCCCACCCGCCCCACCCCGGCCCCCAGGACAGGCCCCTTCTCCTCCTGTGCCCAGTCCATTCACTGCAGTGCGGGGTGTGGGTTCCGGACCCCTCCCGGTGACCCTCTGGCTGTaatattctgagtcttttgtgttATTCTCTCCCCAAAGTCTCCCGctgccctctctctctgtctctctctctctctctctgggggTTTGAAGTGAGGAAGAGGGACCCAGCTGTCTCGTTTAGGCCAGGATCGGGGGAAGGCCAGGATCGGGGGAAGGCCAGGATCGGGGGAAGGCCAGGATCGGGGGAAGGCCAGGACCATGagcctgctcctctccctcccaggaccCCCTAGGGAGAAGGGGCTGCAGCCAGACTCTGAGGAGGGATCCAACAGGGCCCAGGGGCCAGAGAAGAGACCCTCGGGGCTGGGGTGGCTCCCAGGAAGAGCAGGTCTGCATCCCTGTGTCCCTTCTGCCTACCAGGCGACAGCCCTCTCTCCCAGGTGGGACACATACCTTCCCGAACCAGCCATGGCCGATTTCCTTCAGGTATAGGAGGCTGTGCCGGCCCAGGTCCGTGGACTTGAGGAGCTGCACTGTAACCAAGCAGGGGGCTCAGGGACCCAGTGCGGCCTTCGCACCCCCCAGCTTCCTCACCTGGCCCCTAGAGGGACTGCCCGCTTGGCCTGTTCTGGGAAACTGTCCTGAGTCCCCAGCACCAGCTGGCAGCCTTGGGGCTAGCATCAGGAGCCAGGGTCTCTCGAGATCAGGGGCCGCTGCTTCCCAGAAAAGCCACGGAGCTGCAGGCTCCATCCGGGCATCTTTCTGGATAGGTCTGGAGAAGGTGCCTGAAGCCACCGGAATAGCTTGGCGAGGGACAGCAGGGCCCGGAGCCGGACCCGCCACATGGGCTGTACCAGGCAGGCAGTGTGGCTGAGCGAGAGGCTGGGGCCACGGCACAGGGAGGGCACTGCAGCggcccacccccaccctgccacaGGCTGGCATCCCACGCCAGGCACACCAAAGGCTCCTTTGTTGGGGGCTGCTTGGCACAACCCCGCACGGAGCACACTGGCCCATTCTCCCCGAGGGCCAGGCCGGGTGAGGTCAGCGGGAGGAAGGGTCAGTGAGGCCCGGGAGGAAGGGGCCAGCGCTGGCAGAGCCCACTCATGCCTGCCCACGCCCCGAGGGATTCCCCGAATTCTGCTCCCACGCCAACTGCCCAGAGGGCTGACGGGGCTGGGTCTGAGCCCAGCTGCCAGGAGAGCCCAGGGGGAGGGGGCTCCTTCCAGGGCCCAGAGACCCAGAAAATGTAGAGGTGGGGCAGGGCAGAACTGAGCATGTGGGCCCACCGGGCGCTGTGTTCCGAGCCCAGCCTGTCTGGACAGCCCTCTTTCACCCTGGGGCGTCCAGGCCCACACTGTCCCTGAGCAAGTGTGGGGGTCCTGACCATGGGTGCTGAGACAGTCCAGAGGCCCTGGGCACCGCCAGAGGCGGCCGTCCTTCTCTGCGGTCCCCAGCGGGTGGGGCCATTGCCCAGGTTTCTCCCCGCTGACCTCTGGGGCTGCTCTTCTGGCCTCACCCCAGTCTCTCTCCTCTCTAGAAACACATGCCCCCCGGAAAACTGAAACCAGAGCTCCAAAAGTAGAGAAACAGGTAACCACTGCCTTCTTCCAGGTCCCTGTCCGCCGACCCCAGTCCCCAGGACAGTCCTCCAGAGGTGGCTCAGAGAATCTGCAGGGGCACATACCTGCCCCTGGACCCAAGGGCAGTAGCCCCGTGGATGGTCCCTGGCAGCTCCCAGCAAGGTCAGCACAGGGCTCAGGGACCCCCGCAGCCATCAGGGAATGTCAGAGGGCCTCGCACGCTGAGTGGGTGGCTGCAGTCCTTCGCGCCCGGCCACAGATGTGCTCACAGCTCAAGTGCCAGCCCTGATTCCTGCCTAACTGGGAACCTGTCCTCCAGGAGACGGGGCAGAGTAGGACAGGCGTTGAGGCCCTGGCTCCGAAGCTGGGGGCTGAGGGCCCTCTCTAGGTCCCAGACCAGTGCCTTGGGTACCAGGCTGCCACGATGAAGGCGAGGCTCGCAGGGCCCAGCCAGGCACGGCTCAGAGCCAGCTCTCAGGATCCAGCCAGGCACAGCTCAGAGCAGGTGAAGCAGCCTTCATGGCACTGTGGTAACAGGCCCAGGTGCCAACAGAGCCCCAACAGGGCTGGCAGGGGCCCCT encodes:
- the AATK gene encoding serine/threonine-protein kinase LMTK1 isoform X10; its protein translation is MAAGVPEPCADLAGSCQGPSTGLLPLGPGAVQLLKSTDLGRHSLLYLKEIGHGWFGKVFLGEVNSGVSSAQVVVKELQASASVQEQMQFLEEVQPYRALKHSNLLQCLAQCAEVTPYLLVMEFCPLGDLKGYLRSCRVAESMAPDPLTLQRMACEVACGVLHLHRNNYVHSDLALRNCLLTADLTVKIGDYGLAHCKYREDYFVTADQLWVPLRWIAPELVDEVHSNLLVVDQTKSGNVWYEVMQFCWLQPEQRPTAEEVHLLLSYLCAKGATEAEEEFERRWRSLRPGGGGVGPGPGAAGPTLGGVVELAAASSFPLLEQFAGDGFHADGDDVLTVTETSRGLNFEYKWEAGRGAEAFPATLSPDRPARLQELCAPDGAPPGVVPVLSAHSPSLGSEYFIRLEEATPAAGHDPDCAGCAPSSPAIADQDEDSDGSTAASLAMEPLLGHGPPADVPWGRGDLYPRGSLVRDQLCPSRSPSPSPSAGPLRLAEGRAKDADWGVAAFCSPFFEDPLGTSPLGSSGAPPLPLTGEEELEEVGARTAAQRGHWRSNVSANNNSGSRCPESWDPSSVGYHADGCCSPKQPPRASPEPAYPGESLLGLQAASSAQEPGCCPGLPHLCPAQGLAPAPCLVTPSWTEAPGSGGDHLQAEPKLATEAEGTAGPCLSLPSVPSPSQEGAPLPSEEASAPDAPGALPDSPTPAAGGEVSATKPASTLNGGGSSPEVEAPSSEDEDTAEATSGIFTDTSSDGLQAERLDVVPAFRSLQKQVGTPDSVDSLDIPSSASDGGYEVFSPSAAGPSGGQPRALDSGYDTENYESPEFVLKESQEGCEPQAFGELTSEGEGPGPEIRLSASLSGLNEKNPYRDSAYFSDLETEAEPTSGPEKCGGDQGPGPELGLPSTGQPSAQASLRPGVPGEAQGSGPGEVLPPPLRLEGSSPDPSTCPSGLVPEPPEPQGPAEVPPGPSPSCSQFFLLTPVPLSSEGNSSELQGPTGLLSGLTPQKRMAGPGTPRAPLRLALPGLPAALEGRPDEEEEDSEDSDESDEELRCYSVQEPSEDSEEEAPAVPVVVAESQSARNLRSLLKMPSLLSEAFCEDLERKKKAVSFFDDVTVYLFDQESPTRELGEPFPGAKESPPTFLMGSPSSPSAPSPPRQADGSPDGSTAKEGGGFAWDDDFPLMQAKAAFAMALDPAAPAPAAPTPAPFSRFTVSPASTSRFSITHVSDSDAESVRGPAAGAGGESKEA